AGTTTAATAGTTTTTCTAATCCGTCAACGCCTTCAAGGTTGGCTTTTTTAAGTTTTTTCACATCTGAAGATATTTTAGCGAATCTGTTTCCTGCCATTTCTAAGGTGGCTTTTTGCCGGTTTATCAAAAGAAAAGCGGTGGCGGCGGCTAATTCGGAATTATAATTCGTCTCCCGCCAATCCTTGAAAGATTGAGCCATTTCTTTTATTTTTGCCAGATTGATTTCTTCGGGTTTTCCCAAAATATCTTTTTGTTCATTATAAAACTTGAGGAATCCTTCAAATTCTCCGAGGAATTGTTCTCTCAAAGAAATGGCTCTTTCTTCCAGATTATTCAAGGCCTTGAGTTGGCTGATAGTGTCTTCGGCTTCCTTGATTGAAAGGTCTAAAATTTTTGCGAAAATATCCAATCGCTGGTTCAATTCCTGCTGCGCTTTTTCTTCGGGACTTAAGGCATTTGAATCTTTGGTGGTTATTAAATTTGTTGTGCTGTCCTTAACTCCCTGAACGCTTTCTTTGATGGTGTCAAAAGATTGTTGGAGATTGGCGGAAGCGAAATTTACCGTTATTAAACTAGCGGCGGAAACCAGGATAAAATATGTCAGGACGCTTAGCGTCCTTTTGGCAACGCTTAGCGTTTGCAGGATTTTCTTCATAATAAAATTTGGTCTAAAAGATTATCTATATCTTTATTATTTGAGGTATCGCTGTTTAATTGAGTTTGTTCTGACTCCAAAATAATCGGATTAAGGTGGCTGGTTTGTTTTGATGTTATCTCTTTAAGAGCCAGCGAAACCGTTTCACTGGTTTTCTGCGAATAATCAATTTTAGCCAGTTGAATGTCAATATTTAAATTTTTAAATTCGGTTTCCAGGGCTTGAGCGTTAAGATTGGGAGCCGTGGGTTTCAAATTTGAATTATGCATCAGATTGCCGGAAATCAGGACCAAAAGCAGTCCGGCCACGGTAAAAACCAGCTGTCTATTAAACAATGGAAGTTTTCGATAAACAACCGGAGCGGCCAAAATAGCCGCTTTTGAAATTCGGCTGTATCCGGGGTCCGGTTGTATTTGCCTGAATTTTTTTAGGCTCTCAATGATATTTTCTAAGAATTTGAACCTCGCCCCGGGTTCATCTGAGGAAAAGGACGTAGCCAAAATAACCAGTTTGGAGCGCTGGCTGTATTCCGCGTCTGGCAGAATTTTTTTAAACTTCTTTAATTTTTCTATTATATTTTTCATTGACGATTTTTCTAATGTTTTCAAGAGATCGGTGTTGGGCAGTCCTAATCGCTCCTTCATTTTTTCCAAGAGCTACGGCGATTTCTTCGTTAGTCATATCTTCCACAAATCTCATGATGATAATTGATTGCTGTTCTTCCGGAAGTTCCTTAAGGGCAGCCTTTATAATGTTCAATTCAAATTCCTGATCTATTTTTTCTTCTAAATTATTAACAGCCGCGGTTTCTGCAATACTCTCCAGATTAAGATTCTTTTTATCGGTCCGGTAATAATCAATTACGGCGTTATGGGCGATCCGGTAAAGCCAGCTTGAGAAAGGGAAACCCTGGATTTTATATTTTTCAATATTTTGCCAGGCGCTCAGGAAAACTTGATGGGCCAGGTCTTCGGTCGTGACTTTATCCCCGATTTTTAATAGAATAAACCGATAAATAGCCGGCAAGTATTGGTCATAAAGCAAACCAAAAGCTTCCGGATCTCGGGTTTGGGCCTTTTTGATTAATTCTTCTTCTTTCATAGGTTAAAACGATAGAGCTGGGGATAAGTTACCGGAGCGGGTAGGGGGAATCGAACCCCCGGCATCAGCTTGGAAAGCTGAGGTATTGCCACTATACGATACCCGCAAGTATAATCTTATTATCTTTATTGTAGTGCGGGATTTTTTCCCTCTTTATTATGACACGATTATTGGATATAATCTATAAATACTATAAATAATAGTTTAGAAGTCAACCCCCATACTAAAATGAACAAAAAATTTTTAAGAAAAACATCGAACTGGGTTATATCAATTATCATTTTGGTTTTATTGGCCGTCATTGGCTGTGGAATTTGGTTTTTGGTGAGCAGAACTCCGGCTAAGCCGCCGGTTGAATTTTTGACTGCCCGCGAACGGGGAGCGGAAATCAGCCAAAAAATTGCCGAATTGTCTTCAGCTACCGCCGAAAAAATCGCAGAGATTAATTCTTTGGATTTAAGCAACGATTACGATAAAGCATTGAGCTTAAGTGAGGATGCTCAAACTAAAAACCGGGAGGTGCGGAATCAAGCCGTCAAATTGGGCAATGAAGTGCAGAAAATGGCGGAATTTTTGGATAAAGTTCCTTCTTCTAAAAGTCAGGAATTGGCGATGAAAGCCATCACTACGGAAATGTCCTTGTTAACCAATCTTATGCAATACAGCTCAATTCTTGACCAGTTTTTGGGCAATCTTAATTTGGCCTTTGCCACCTCCAAATCCGAGTATCGGCAAGCCGCCGCAAATAATCTTTCCGACCTTAATCTTAAAACCAATACTATCAACAATCTTAACCGGCAATTCAGCGACCAGATGCGGGAATTTGATGAATCTTTTTCCCGTTAACTAGAAAAGTTGATTGAGACGAATCTGATTTCCTTGAGGCGCGTCATTAACCACAATCCCTTTCCCCATTAATTGGTTTCTGATTTTATCGGCTTCCGAATATTTTTTTTCTTTTCTCAATTTATCCCTTTTCTCCAATAAAGATTGGATATTTTTGTTTTTGAGCAATTCAGTTTTCTTGGCTTGATATTCTTTATAAGAAGGCTCAATAAAGCCCAAAACCGAGTCAATCTCAAAAATAAACTTTTTGATTTCTTTTGTCTGGCCGGCATTAAGATTGCCCATTAAATTATTAATTCCATTCATAAAATTAAATAATTCCGCCAGCGCCGCGCTGATGTTCAAATCGTCATCAAACGCTTCTTCAAATTTTGTCCGGCAGTCGGTTATCAGTGGTTTTATTTTCAGATTGTTTTTTTCTTTATTTTTTACGAAATCCAACTCAATGAGAAAATTCAAAAATTTTGAAGCAATGGCTTTGGCTTCGTCAAAATTTTTGAAAGAAAAATCCAAAGTTTGCCGATAATGGGTTTTTAACAAAATTAATCTTAATAATAAAGGATTTATTTTTTTCGCTTCAATATCCTGGAGCGTGTAAAAATTGCCGAGCGACTTGGACATTTTTTGCCCTTCCACGATTAAATGGGCGTTATGAAGCCAATAATTCACGAATTTTTTGCCGGTGGCCGCTTCGGATTGGGCGATTTCATTGGTGTGGTGGGGGAAAATCAAATCAATGCCGCCGCCATGAATATCAAAATGCGGACTCAGATATTTCATAGACATTGCCGAACATTCAATGTGCCAGCCCGGCCGGCCTTTGCCCAAATCGGTCTGCCAAAAAACTTTGCCGTCGCTCGGCTTCCATGCCTTCCATAAAACAAAATCATTGATATTTTCTTTATTGTATTCATCTTGGGCGTTCAATCTATTTTCAATGTTCGGCTTTAAATCTTGTTTTTCAATTTGGGCCAGTTCTCCGTATTGCGGAAATTTTGATATTTTAAAATAAACCGACCCGTCTTCAGCTTTATAAGCGAATCCTTTTTTGAGCAATATTTTTATAAGATTAATCATTTCTCGGACATGCTCGGTGGCTTTCGGCATAACATCGGGCAGTTTGATATTTAAGGATTTTAAATCGCCGATAAAACCCCGCAAATAAAAATCAGTGAACGCTTTGAGAGTTTTTTTCTGATTTTGGCTTTCGCGGATTGTTTTATCGTCAACATCGGTGATATTCATCACGTATTTGATTTTCAAATTGCGATATTCAAAAAAGCGTCTTAAAAGGTCGGCAAAAATATAAGCGCGGAGATTACCGATGGTGGCATAGTTGTAAACCGTGGGGCCGCAGACATAAAGTTTAACCAAGCCGGCTTTGATGGGTTTAAATTTTTCTATTTTATGGGTTAGGGTATTAAATAGACGCAGCATACTTAGTATTGGTATTTCAAATGTGATTATTAATTCTTATTTTTATTTACTATTGTGATTCCACGATCGCGGAATTACAATAGTAATCTGAAAATTTGGTTTGTTTCAATTGGTCGGGGCGCCGAGATTCGAACTCGGACTAAATCTTCCCAAAAGACTCGTGCGGCCACTACACTACGCCCCGTTTCTGATGAGTGAAATCAAACCACCTATTGAAATTTTAGGTTAAAAATTTTAAACTGTAAAATGAATTCTTGTGTTTCCCTCGTAGCTTAGCGGGCCAAGAAGTGTTTTTTCCTGTTTGCTAAAATATCTCCCCGTAGTTCAACGGATAGAACGGAGGACTTCTAATCCTTCGATCGAGGTTCGATTCCTCGCGGGGAGACAAAAAGGCCTATGACAAGCAGGTGAATTTGATAGAATAAAAAAAGCCGGGTTAGCTCAGTGGCAGAGCGCTTCCCTGAAGAGGAAGGCGTACCCAGTTCGATTCTGGGACCCGGCACCAATAAAAAAGTCCCGATAAAAACGGGACTTTAAAAATGGTGGGGGAGCGTGAATCAGAACGTCTTTTCTTTCCTAAGGGAAAGGAAGTGCGCCGATGGCGGCAAAAAATAAATTTTCCATCGGTTTTCAAACCTTAGGGAAGAAAGCTCCCCCAAAAAAGAACATATTTTCAAAGAGCGTACTTTTACGTAGGTTAAACAATTTTTTTATTCTTGTCAATTCTGTTAATATATTTATATTGAAGCCGCCCCTATAGTTCAACGGATAGAATGCAAGCTTGCGGAGCTTGAAATGTAGGTTCGATTCCTACTGGGGGCACAAAATTAAAAGGCGATGCCTGGCGCCAGGCATCGCCTTTTAATTTTTATCAGTGCTCCCGAGAGGATTTGAACCTCTAACCCTTACGGGAAACCCCGCACAAGTGAGTGGGCGAGGCGGGATTCGAACCCGCACTCCTTTCGGAACACGGTTCTAAGCCGTGCGCCTATACCAATTCGGCTACTCGCCCAAAAATTGCTTAGCTATTACATATTTTCTTTCCAAATAATTCTCTACTTTAGGATAATACATAAAATTTAATAATTTAATAGAGTCGGCTTTCGCATAAGCTAATACATAAATATCACTTTTCATTTCAATCCACCCTCCTTTAATTTTAAATTGATTGAAAATTTTATTCTTTATCCAATTTAAAAATAATGGACTTGCCGAAAATAATCTGGTTCGTAGTTGAATATGTTTACTTTCGGGATGCGAAGCGATACTAATATTTCCGTCACCATCAATACACCCTCTAAGAAAATCAGCAAAATATTCGTCGGGTATATTTAGAGAGCCGATGGTCTTTGATTTAGCGGGGGTTAATCCTAATGATAATAAAAATTCATAAAAATTTTTGTCACCAAATTGGACTTGAAAATATTTTTTAATTTTTGATTTTTCACGGGTTTTACGCCCAATTCTATTTTTAAGCCCCAAGCATTTTTTAAAAGTTAAAATCATATCTTTGTCCTTTGAAGTCATGTTTAAATGCCGACCGTCTTTAGATAAATTCCCATCGGTTGCGATAAGGCCTATTGCATAAGCAAAGTTAGGAGACCATTCTATTAGTACTTTGTTTAATCGTTTCATTATTATGTCAATTATACTAAACCACATAGCGTTTGCCAATGTTCGAGTGTTTTAATTATTGTGCCTGCCAGTTCCGCCACGGGAGCTTTAATTTGACAATTTATAAATTTTATGCTATTTTTATAACTGTTTCAAGATGAGAATGTTTTTTATTTTGAAACGAGTTCTTTAATAATTTTATAAAAGAAAAACTGTAAAAGAAAGGATGGTGGTTGAAATGGGTATTTTTTTAATGTTTTTGTGGATAGCAGTAGGACTGAGTATTTGGTTTCAAGGATTAAGGAAGATTCCAGCTGACCCGCCATGCGTTGCCTTGATTACTTTTTTCGGGAAACCTATTCCAGAATACAAAGAGGCAGGATGGCGATTCTTTTTTCTGTACCCATTTATTTTTGGATACATCCTGATAGATGTTTCCAAAAAAAATAGCACGGAAAAAGAAATATCTAGCCAATTGGTAAGGGCTCCGGATTTTGCGGAATTTTTAGTGCCCTTAGAAATCACCTGGACTCCAATGAAAGATGGACAGGCTTTGATAGAATATATCAAGTCAAAAAAAGAAAAAGGAGTCTGGGAGATTTTGGCCGGTATTGTGGCTCAGCGTCTCCGGGAGTGGGCTATTTCTTCAATTGAAGGACCACAAGATGGGGAAGCATTACTAAAAGCCGGAGATGATGCCGTAGCTATTTTAATAAAGGCAATCGCTGGCAACGCTTTGTCCCCAATTCCCGGGCCATTTCCTACCCAAATTCTCCTGCATTATTTTAAAGTTCCTCGGCCTTCGGTTAGGCCGGAAGAGAAAAAAATTGCTGGAAAAAATTGGGAAAAATTGGAAGAGGAATTACGGAAACTACCACCGGGGTTGGTTACAACTATCAAAACTGAAGTGGAAAAAAGAAGGGATGGAATCAACGATATTAGGAACGGCAACGGGAAACAGGCTATTTCGCATTTAGGAATAGAGCTGAAAAGGTTAAACATCGGAGAAATAAAGGCCACCGGGAAATATGGTGAATCCCTGGAGTCAAAAGCAAAGGAGGAGCGGGAGAGAAAATCCGAAACATTAGAAATCCAACATGTTGCTGACACCGTTGATAGATTAAAAAAACAGTTGGGAGTTTCCAATGAAACGGCCTTAGAAATTCTCCAGACCGAACGCGGCAAGGTGACAAAGAGCATCAGCGAGAATAAATGGAATATTTCGCCGGAAACCAGGGCGATGATTGAAAAAATCGCGCCAGAAATATTAGCTGGGTTTCTGAAAAAGTTTACGAAAGGAGGTAAATAAATTGGCTGACGGATCTGCAGCGAAAGATAAGGGAGTTTCTAAATGGCTTTGGTGGATTCCGGTTTTACTAGCAGTAATCGGATTAGTGACAATAATAGGTGTCTCGAATTCGAAACGGACCGTCGGTTCTACTTCCTACCGGATTGCGGCTGACACTCAAAACATCT
The bacterium genome window above contains:
- a CDS encoding sigma-70 family RNA polymerase sigma factor; the encoded protein is MKEEELIKKAQTRDPEAFGLLYDQYLPAIYRFILLKIGDKVTTEDLAHQVFLSAWQNIEKYKIQGFPFSSWLYRIAHNAVIDYYRTDKKNLNLESIAETAAVNNLEEKIDQEFELNIIKAALKELPEEQQSIIIMRFVEDMTNEEIAVALGKNEGAIRTAQHRSLENIRKIVNEKYNRKIKEV
- the cysS gene encoding cysteine--tRNA ligase; protein product: MLRLFNTLTHKIEKFKPIKAGLVKLYVCGPTVYNYATIGNLRAYIFADLLRRFFEYRNLKIKYVMNITDVDDKTIRESQNQKKTLKAFTDFYLRGFIGDLKSLNIKLPDVMPKATEHVREMINLIKILLKKGFAYKAEDGSVYFKISKFPQYGELAQIEKQDLKPNIENRLNAQDEYNKENINDFVLWKAWKPSDGKVFWQTDLGKGRPGWHIECSAMSMKYLSPHFDIHGGGIDLIFPHHTNEIAQSEAATGKKFVNYWLHNAHLIVEGQKMSKSLGNFYTLQDIEAKKINPLLLRLILLKTHYRQTLDFSFKNFDEAKAIASKFLNFLIELDFVKNKEKNNLKIKPLITDCRTKFEEAFDDDLNISAALAELFNFMNGINNLMGNLNAGQTKEIKKFIFEIDSVLGFIEPSYKEYQAKKTELLKNKNIQSLLEKRDKLRKEKKYSEADKIRNQLMGKGIVVNDAPQGNQIRLNQLF